In Amyelois transitella isolate CPQ chromosome 13, ilAmyTran1.1, whole genome shotgun sequence, a genomic segment contains:
- the LOC106142324 gene encoding uncharacterized protein LOC106142324 isoform X2 — translation MSEGDVSLIRDEDVLRRMWQQTEDFSRKKEIRAHMYRLREERLRNLYSPEPTEAKDLKELSNAGWNVESENKTTDDGHTHVKSIHANIEGRYDVEGGKGQFAAVDQHRQAVTEYQDDNTSLKRNESASNTAAREQVVRQTDDGTQISSTTSSSTSSSKFQQVSSTKHETVPYLTNDDYDRQESTYDTNTNQEFKRQQVNRTAEFERNLRRSDNETGELVSRKIDYPDDNTRVVVETRCLPDGTRVTSTRREFRGTPVVQKYSEQQSHQTRNETRSSYSTSQRSSDVRESSSKIISDSNANRNIDIVDTQRNVDNVDFKRNQTEYMTEDKEDHQHRDISQKSTEQQYNASQETESVRKETTTAINSNQNEIKETEHRKTENLTDYSERIHHTTTEKHIDETKERKTSSDQYQTTYQSDFTQKKKISNDWSPTHQAWASTLRSDTPSSTRPSTRASSPGGTTYQSSTTSLRSSVSPDKTYRKPSSRGSSPSKVDRYSPTRSTYSSTHSTHLVSNVKTNRNFSPEGRPPPSGRSPTRYSAENQQRSVSPEKRPYDSRPYNTSPERKTPHYQIPTENTLHHATPKPKDTTKTRLSTSPEKKSPTRSSVSPEKPTVHNVTESYAKSSQQTTYNLDKLRETSPKRPIDRNEKVRTPSHSPEKEIYVKRSPSPSRSHQDKPITDNTPKRNTSSPDKLPGYMRPTSVSKQSPAKSPSPDRGMNKITRVKEDHYKFIDEETKMYTRNDDERISTSKPSKYPELDEHAPSPTRNISRDSPDHCQPESASTTPRSTLRKGSRSPSPIKGSVTFTQDSLDTKTTMTVHTDKSKYSENISKHINSKDSPNVKNTNVPLGQPSTTTYGTYDKKQRHSATADDLVIETDDIHYNITTQREKSTSPRKSPNVRETSPTKKYTRDSVSPIKRVTDNKYTHTSDFISSERTTEEINKSLKDRPRQLVTPSTSPTRKPKAVETATSTGQSSPTTSVSGFIYFSSPRTETSEIVTDLDEQDYVYETKRSDDKITMNQRPESLTIKRSPSPSKIPCLSSPQEKSPASSLPRKSSLKKPTHHINQVSPVEKPPSSFQISPTVETQDFPGHKVVKKDNPEKSDIPTKIKPPLERRETYDERCRKILGMINDETTTTKTVTMDILKKEKEPTTSSPSISPCHSPREELPSTRNNNKHVREFLSRETENSEISDRTNVIPKKSKTPSREQSPTKLQDIITSTTQVRKIDSTSTYNIDDISVKSQIDSSKKIVSKDVDTKKTFRQSPDRKPEYDKPNSNKQNSQPRLTSPQRTSPVRNLQAPHTNPTEKKKIKDSRTPSPNKTTTTDTEESTDFLMSEREQEILNRVQNSLRKLSPNRNEKSPSRERSPSKSTTSLQDLDITINSNTSEDIMKISKVLQETHEITKDETTIKKQTEIKDKVKESPSSKSSSRNVSPVKKSPTVSSPKSDPMSSPTKPRSTSPKKLVSSERPQSPQLQKTSGIKPRETVPSHLTRKQTPATSPTKAEKNMITSDTKKIVKQNSLTKINTNKYTSNKTIQSTTTKSSESEVKRQFTAKGVKEPAKKEAECNQFSRTPSDSAIKHKKVSPQRMRSKPEIKVNDLSTSKKQSSATSSTKYQKPLVKEPHTRLPSKPKSATALNTSTDEDDIIIDMQQAKSSRENSPDRICPTPVGFMEDVGTPRYPDEVNEPDDEFQKRIHHTIHEAESIVDDIVEICEDDELFVKQTNINRVTGSDECLLSVNDKVSKFTNKVDTVNKPKSSTTLLKNTEKGHTDTVSENLKSDECLLSVSEKVNKFAKAPEEIVDTKSSRRIKDEYDTETTYQDDYTKLSVNDKAHLFVETAENVKTPKVKPIQKVERPDLTNVDESLRSDDCLLSVSDKVNKFVKTAEKFLGDTIDDEEKERRIREEHDKIMKKIVDLGDDESEFTRVPTQDIDKIDRTIKGRKSSDRDERKASFSKETASSHAKLKDTISPNLKQTDRTPTVKITTLRSSEAVKKAKALFENIASTTQNTKDLTSSKTTKLTDIGVMKKSPKTDSTVVLHPSSEDASPNVTDNDSELDVVPHRSHPTNRPSSGTPSRLQVSKNEERPRSPNRLTPQPTGTSRTVSPMRQVETSTATKTVLSRYPLGQRGESPKPSKDSNDKIEKPHEKVPNYQRPTKTSQSKEETKVVEETEVSSRRGSGKFGVELRRTSVERSTVSSERRRSVEHPCVEDIFDLDLLEQMLEKVVGYEQRRRIRSQIRIAKKKLEEQTAETHSKSTKHTTVTVTKTRSPERLSQHRSPERKQKSTPQKTLSPQRQVKTTPQKKSDDIDRPRVTNIKPMTNGYTKESVIKQAEKQHRPLSPEKQSPKLNSRMTIRDDDHKSPVRHPSPEKKTRPLSPSKVASPKSKQNRFNEYASAYMKKVGLNDMDKLKFTETKTNKAVDVGERTTVKHVEERKTMQTKTTSVKHNTTERTSSKDIIEIVTNGKRPSSPEKKRSPERLHDIPVETRQRSPSPIIKRQKSDAAKKETIIKTVYDIEKKIQPTPAQEEKPSWVTNRNLKKITSETRTFSSKKLEAEKPKYRAPSPSKVISKPLDVITSSYGPGPLDADGRPLFGIKALRNGASNYQVKGTVIRQEFHSRNGGEPEGSVSVTAYSNSPEELERLLATQGERPSRLHGLAAITTTKKFGGDTGTTYKEAHTKEERAALEQFTHHDRRVSGTRVENVQSSALERLADKRGLMDSKEKTERRGVKEERRERVEQREDRKTVRQSSVKSLTEKYIKSASETSKTERAAYPKAGLILRTAAMKDSVSSDSSAHAGLARTDSEHSLASVEDVIISDRDGRTTTSTDRDGRTVVTTERDGRTVVTTERDGRTVTTRSVKEERSFLDSSAKVSGVQDILTRMKNADIVIQEGDTTEDSEARALLNKFLGATVLMAGMQGYVNEQPSGRVVVKQETVRSSGGRVTSDRRVEEVDLDQCWDERVLRKLLDECSDYEQRRRLRARIRTLMAEQEACASAVTEALAAAGEATEGDSADNREEEEVTTVTSSVRRNSSEKTVSSSTTTKTSKVTETRSAPTKVSPFAKFRQLEKQNSTNSPNSPKTPTSPGSPSPYFKFTDPAVQASAMTIKERLLQWCRDKTRDYENVKLENFSTSWADGLAFCALVHHFLPNTFDYSKLVPERRRQNFTLAFKVAEEKAGIYPLLDVDDMVAMRKPDWKCVFTYVQSIHRRFKDQD, via the exons ATGTCTGAAGGAGACGTGTCGTTGATTCGTGACGAGGACGTCCTGCGTCGCATG tgGCAGCAGACGGAAGATTTCTCCCGCAAGAAAGAGATACGCGCACACATGTACAGACTTCGGGAGGAGCGCCTGCGCAACCTGTATTCACCTGAGCCCACAGAGGCCAAag ATCTGAAAGAACTCTCCAACGCTGGGTGGAACGTGGAATCCGAAAACAAGACGACGGATGACGGACACACGCATGTCAAGTCTATCCATGCAAATATTGAAGGACGATACGACGTTGAAGGCGGAAAAGGACAATTCGCGGCCGTCGATCAGCACCGCCAAGCCGTCACAGAGTATCAAGATGATAACACTAGTCTGAAGAGAAACGAGAGCGCTTCCAACACGGCCGCTCGCGAACAAGTTGTCCGACAGACTGACGACGGCACCCAAATCTCATCGACCACCAGCTCTTCAACGTCCTCGTCGAAGTTTCAACAAGTGTCGTCAACCAAACACGAAACAGTGCCATATTTAACAAACGATGACTATGACCGCCAAGAATCGACTTATGATACTAATACTAACCAAGAGTTTAAGAGACAACAAGTTAACCGTACTGCAGAATTCGAGCGTAATTTGAGAAGGAGTGATAATGAGACTGGGGAACTAGTCTCAAGAAAGATAGACTATCCCGATGATAACACGAGAGTAGTAGTTGAGACCCGGTGCTTGCCGGATGGCACACGCGTGACCAGCACTCGGCGAGAATTTCGAGGAACGCCTGTGGTGCAGAAATATTCTGAGCAACAATCACATCAGACAAGGAACGAAACCAGATCGTCTTATTCTACATCTCAAAGAAGTTCTGATGTAAGAGAATCttcatcaaaaataatttccgACAGCAATGCGAATCGCAACATAGACATTGTTGATACACAAAGAAATGTGGATAATGttgattttaaaagaaacCAAACAGAATATATGACAGAAGATAAAGAAGATCACCAGCATCGAGATATTTCTCAGAAGAGTACAGAGCAGCAGTATAATGCGTCACAGGAAACAGAATCGGTTCGAAAAGAGACAACTACTGCTATTAATAGTAATCAAAATGAGATTAAAGAAACGGAACATCGGAAAACAGAAAATCTCACTGATTACTCTGAAAGAATCCATCATACTACTACtgaaaaacatattgatgaaaCTAAggaaagaaaaacatcgagTGATCAATATCAGACAACATACCAGAGTGACTTTACccagaagaaaaaaattagtaaCGATTGGAGTCCTACGCACCAAGCTTGGGCTAGTACTCTCCGCTCCGATACTCCTTCTTCTACCCGACCATCAACAAGGGCTTCATCTCCTGGTGGAACAACCTATCAATCGAGCACTACATCGCTGAGAAGTAGTGTTAGCCCTGACAAGACTTATCGAAAGCCATCTAGTCGTGGCAGTAGTCCCAGCAAAGTTGATAGATACTCACCAACGCGTAGTACGTATTCTAGTACTCACTCAACGCATTTGGTCTCCAATGTTAAAACAAACAGAAATTTTAGTCCGGAAGGCCGTCCGCCTCCATCTGGCCGATCTCCTACAAGATATAGCGCTGAAAATCAACAAAGAAGTGTGAGTCCTGAAAAGCGTCCTTATGATTCTCGTCCTTACAATACTAGTCCAGAAAGAAAGACACCACATTATCAGATACCAACTGAAAATACACTGCATCATGCCACACCGAAACCCAAGGACACAACGAAAACAAGGCTTAGTACTAGTCCTGAAAAGAAGAGTCCAACGAGGTCAAGCGTTAGCCCTGAAAAGCCAACTGTACACAATGTTACAGAATCATATGCAAAATCTAGTCAACAAACAACATACAATCTGGATAAACTCCGAGAGACTTCACCGAAGAGACCTATTGATCGTAATGAAAAGGTCAGAACTCCAAGTCATAGCCCTGAAAAGGAAATATATGTTAAGCGTTCACCTTCCCCTTCGAGATCACATCAGGATAAACCTATTACTGATAATACACCTAAGAGGAACACCAGCAGTCCGGATAAATTACCAGGCTATATGAGACCAACATCAGTTAGCAAACAAAGTCCAGCCAAATCGCCTAGTCCAGATCGaggaatgaataaaataacaagAGTAAAAGAGGATCACTATAAGTTCATTGATGAAGAAACTAAAATGTACACTCGGAATGATGATGAAAGGATTAGTACCAGCAAACCATCTAAATATCCCGAATTGGACGAACATGCTCCTTCTCCTACCAGAAACATCAGTCGCGACTCTCCCGATCACTGCCAACCTGAGTCTGCGTCCACCACTCCACGTTCAACACTAAGAAAAGGTTCTCGATCACCCTCTCCTATAAAAGGATCGGTTACGTTTACTCAAGATAGCTTAGATACAAAAACAACTATGACTGTCCATACTGATAAAAGCAAATATTCTGAGAATATCAGTAAACACATTAACTCAAAAGATTCTCCCAATGTAAAGAACACAAATGTGCCACTAGGACAGCCATCAACAACCACATATGGGACATATGATAAAAAACAGCGTCACTCTGCAACAGCTGATGATTTAGTTATAGAAACCGATGACATTCATTACAATATAACAACACAACGAGAAAAGTCTACGTCTCCTAGAAAATCTCCCAATGTACGGGAGACTTCtcctacaaaaaaatatacacgaGACAGTGTTTCACCTATAAAACGTGTTACAGACAACaagtacacacacacatctgATTTTATATCATCTGAAAGGACTACagaggaaataaataaatcactcaAAGATCGACCCCGACAACTCGTCACCCCATCTACAAGTCCGACTAGAAAACCCAAAGCTGTTGAAACCGCTACATCTACCGGACAAAGCTCTCCAACTACATCTGTCAGtgggtttatttatttcagctcGCCTAGAACTGAAACATCTGAAATTGTAACTGATCTAGATGAACAAGACTATGTATATGAAACCAAGAGGTCTGATGACAAAATTACTATGAATCAAAGACCAGAAAGTCTCACTATAAAACGATCACCATCACCGTCCAAAATACCATGTCTATCTTCTCCACAAGAAAAATCACCTGCAAGCAGTCTTCCAAGAAAGAGTTCATTGAAAAAGCCTACGCACCATATAAACCAAGTTTCTCCTGTAGAAAAACCACCTTCCAGCTTTCAAATATCACCTACAGTAGAAACACAAGACTTTCCTGGGCATAAAGttgtaaaaaaagataacCCTGAGAAATCTGACATACCGACCAAAATAAAACCACCTCTTGAGAGACGGGAGACTTACGACGAAAGATGTCGAAAGATATTAGGTATGATAAATGATGAAACGACAACAACTAAAACAGTTACTATGGATATACTAAAGAAAGAGAAGGAGCCAACCACAAGCTCCCCGAGCATATCACCGTGTCACAGTCCAAGAGAAGAATTGCCTTCCACtcgcaataataataaacatgtcAGAGAATTCTTATCCCGTGAAACCGAAAACAGTGAAATCAGTGATCGAACAAATGTTAtaccaaaaaaatcaaaaactcCGTCAAGAGAGCAGTCACCTACTAAGTTACAAGATATAATTACAAGTACCACACAAGTAAGAAAGATTGATTCCAcatctacttataatattgaCGATATTTCTGTAAAAAGTCAGATCGATTcatctaaaaaaattgtaagtaaaGATGTCGACACTAAAAAAACATTCAGACAGAGTCCCGATCGGAAACCTGAATATGATAAACCAAATAGTAATAAGCAAAACTCACAGCCACGTCTAACATCGCCTCAACGCACGAGTCCTGTGCGTAACCTTCAAGCTCCACATACTAATCCaactgaaaaaaagaaaataaaagactCGCGTACTCCATCTCCAAATAAGACAACCACTACAGATACGGAAGAATCGACAGATTTTCTTATGTCTGAAAGAGAACAAGAAATTCTGAACAGGGTACAGAATTCTCTGAGAAAGTTATCTCCTAATCGTAATGAAAAATCACCAAGTCGTGAGAGAAGTCCGTCAAAAAGTACCACCAGTTTACAAGATCTTGATATCACCATCAATAGTAACACTTCCGAAGATATAATGAAGATATCAAAAGTATTACAAGAAACTCACGAAATCACTAAAGATGAAACcacaattaaaaaacaaacagaaataaaagataaagtcAAAGAATCTCCCTCGAGTAAATCATCCTCACGCAATGTATCGCCAGTTAAAAAATCTCCAACGGTTTCTTCACCTAAATCCGATCCAATGTCATCGCCAACAAAACCAAGAAGTACATCGCCAAAAAAACTTGTAAGCTCGGAAAGACCTCAGTCTCCACAATTGCAAAAAACAAGTGGTATTAAACCCAGGGAAACGGTTCCTTCTCATTTAACACGGAAGCAAACACCTGCTACTTCTCCGACTAaagcagaaaaaaatatgattacttCAGATACGAAGAAGATTGTAAAACAGAACAgtttaactaaaattaatacaaataaatatacaagtaataaaacaattcaatCTACTACTACAAAATCTTCAGAGTCAGAGGTTAAACGCCAATTTACTGCTAAAGGTGTTAAAGAGCCAGCGAAAAAAGAGGCTGAGTGTAATCAATTTAGTCGTACTCCCAGCGATAGTGcgataaaacataaaaaggtGTCTCCACAACGAATGCGCTCAAAAcctgaaataaaagtaaatgacCTTTCTACATCTAAGAAACAATCATCCGCAACGTCTTCAACTAAATATCAAAAACCCCTAGTAAAGGAACCGCATACTAGACTTCCTAGTAAACCAAAATCGGCAACTGCACTGAATACATCTACAGATGAAGATGATATCATCATTGATATGCAACAGGCAAAATCGTCGAGGGAGAATTCACCAGACCGTATTTGTCCAACACCTGTCGGTTTTATGGAAGATGTTGGAACGCCGCGATACCCGGATGAAGTTAATGAACCTGATGATGAATTTCAAAAACGAATTCACCACACTATTCACGAAGCTGAATCCATTGTAGATGACATTGTTGAAATCTGTGAGGATGATGaactttttgtaaaacaaactAACATCAACCGAGTTACTGGTTCTGATGAATGCCTTTTAAGTGTTAATGATAAAGTCTCTAAATTCACTAACAAAGTTGATACCGTTAATAAACCGAAATCATCAACTACGCTGTTAAAAAATACAGAGAAAGGTCATACTGACACCGTTAGTGAAAATTTGAAATCAGATGAATGTTTATTATCAGTTTCTGAAAAAGTAAACAAGTTTGCCAAAGCTCCAGAAGAAATTGTAGATACTAAAAGCTCTCGTAGAATTAAAGATGAATATGATACAGAAACTACATACCAAGATGATTATACTAAATTAAGTGTCAATGATAAAGCACATTTATTTGTAGAAACTGCAGAGAATGTAAAAACTCCAAAAGTTAAACCTATTCAGAAAGTAGAACGCCCCGACTTAACTAATGTTGACGAATCACTCAGAAGCGACGACTGCCTGCTAAGTGTTTCTGATAAGGTTAATAAATTCGTGAAAACAGCTGAGAAATTTTTAGGTGACACTATAGATGATgaggaaaaagaaagaagaataagAGAAGAGCACgacaaaattatgaaaaagatTGTTGATCTTGGTGATGACGAATCAGAGTTTACAAGGGTACCAACACaagatattgataaaattgacaGAACTATAAAAGGAAGAAAATCGTCCGACCGCGATGAGCGTAAGGCttcattttcaaaagaaaCTGCTTCATCGCATGCCAAACTCAAAGACACAATAAGTCCAAACTTAAAACAGACAGATAGAACACCAACTGTTAAAATAACTACATTACGGAGCAGTGAAGCagtaaaaaaagcaaaagctttgtttgaaaatatagCATCTACAACACAAAATACGAAAGATCTCACATCATCCAAAACGACGAAGCTTACTGATATTGGCGTTATGAAAAAATCTCCTAAAACAGACTCTACTGTTGTTCTTCACCCATCGTCCGAAGATGCTTCACCTAATGTAACTGATAATGATAGTGAATTGGACGTAGTTCCCCATAGATCTCACCCCACAAACCGACCCTCCAGCGGTACACCAAGTCGTCTTCAAGTGAGCAAAAACGAAGAAAGACCAAGGAGTCCCAACCGATTGACGCCTCAACCAACAGGGACCTCAAGAACGGTGTCTCCTATGCGCCAGGTGGAAACAAGCACTGCAACTAAAACTGTTTTGTCTAGATATCCGTTAGGTCAAAGAGGCGAATCGCCAAAACCAAGTAAAGAttctaatgataaaattgagaagcCACATGAGAAAGTGCCTAATTACCAGCGTCCTACAAAAACTAGTCAGAGTAAGGAAGAAACGAAGGTTGTAGAAGAAACAGAAGTTAGTAGCCGACGTGGCAGTGGCAAGTTTGGAGTGGAACTTCGGCGAACCAGCGTGGAGCGTTCTACAGTCAGCAGTGAGCGCCGTCGCAGCGTTGAACATCCCTGTGTGGAAGACATCTTCGATCTCGACCTCCTGGAACAAATG TTGGAAAAAGTCGTGGGATATGAGCAACGACGACGCATAAGATCGCAAATACGAATCGCTAAAAAGAAGTTGGAAGAGCAGACAGCAGAGACCCACAGCAAGTCGACCAAACACACCACTGTCACTGTTACTAAAACTAGATCTCCTGAGAGACTATCCCAACACAGATCTCctgaaagaaaacaaaagtCAACACCACAAAAAACTTTGTCACCACAACGACAAGTAAAAACTACTCCGCAAAAGAAAAGCGATGACATTGATCGACCAAGGGTTACTAACATTAAGCCTATGACTAACGGATATACTAAAGAATCGGTAATAAAACAAGCAGAGAAACAACATAGACCACTTAGTCCTGAAAAACAATCTCCCAAATTGAATTCAAGGATGACCATAAGAGATGATGACCATAAGAGTCCCGTACGGCATCCAAGTCCAGAAAAGAAAACGAGACCTTTGTCCCCCAGTAAGGTTGCCAGCCCGAAATCTAAACAAAACAGATTCAATGAATATGCTTCGGCTTATATGAAGAAAGTTGGACTGAATGATatggataaattaaaattcacagaaaccaaaacaaataaagcTGTGGATGTAGGAGAACGGACAACTGTAAAACATGTCGAGGAGCGCAAAACTATGCAGACAAAAACTACATCTGTGAAGCACAACACAACTGAGAGGACATCATCTAAAGATATAATAGAGATAGTCACGAATGGGAAAAGGCCATCTTCGCCGGAAAAGAAGAGAAGTCCTGAACGCCTCCATGATATTCCTGTCGAAACACGTCAGCGGTCACCAAGCCCAATAATTAAAAGACAGAAATCTGATGCGGCTAAAAAGGAGACtataattaaaactgtttACGACATTGAGAAAAAGATTCAGCCGACGCCAGCGCAGGAAGAAAAGCCTTCGTGGGTGACCAATAGGAACTTGAAAAAGATTACTTCAGAGACTAGAACGTTCAGCAGTAAGAAACTTGAGGCTGAGAAACCGAAGTATCGTGCTCCTAGTCCTTCTAAAGTAATTTCGAAGCCTTTGGACGTCATCACTTCGAGCTACGGCCCAGGACCATTGGATGCAGACGGGCGTCCACTGTTTGGTATCAAGGCGCTGAGAAATGGCGCCAGCAACTATCAAG TGAAAGGCACAGTGATCCGGCAAGAGTTCCATTCACGCAACGGTGGCGAGCCCGAAGGCAGCGTGTCGGTCACGGCGTACTCCAACTCCCCTGAAGAGCTGGAGCGACTCCTGGCGACCCAGGGGGAGAGGCCCTCGAGGCTGCACGGCTTGGCTGCCATCACAACCACTAAAAAGTTTGGCGGAGACACTGGGACTACTTACAAAGAAGCGCATACG AAAGAAGAACGAGCAGCTTTGGAGCAGTTCACACACCACGACCGCCGCGTCTCCGGCACTCGAGTAGAAAATGTTCAGAGTTCAGCACTTGAGAGACTAGCTGATAAAAGGGGTTTGATGGACTCCAAGGAGAAGACAGAGAGGAGAGGAGTGAAGGAGGAGCGACGGGAACGGGTGGAGCAAAGAGAGGATCGGAAGACGGTCAGACAGAGCTCTGTCAAGTCGCTGACGGAGAAATACATCAAGAGTGCGA GCGAGACGAGCAAAACGGAGCGGGCCGCGTACCCCAAGGCGGGCCTGATCCTGCGCACCGCCGCCATGAAGGACAGCGTCTCCAGCGACTCCTCAGCTCACGCTG GTCTCGCTCGTACTGACAGCGAGCACAGCCTCGCTTCAGTAGAAGACGTGATCATCTCTGATCGTGATGGTCGGACTACCACGAGCACGGACAGAGACGGTCGAACGGTGGTCACCACGGAGCGGGATGGTCGGACTGTGGTCACCACGGAGAGAGACGGCCGGACGGTTACCACGAGGAGTGTGAAAGAAGAACGCTCGTTCTTGGACAGCAGCGCGAAGGTTTCAGGTGTCCAGGATATATTGACAAGGATGAAGAATGCTGATATTG TAATTCAAGAAGGGGATACGACGGAGGACTCGGAAGCCCGGGCGCTGCTGAACAAGTTCCTGGGGGCCACGGTGCTCATGGCCGGCATGCAGGGCTACGTCAACGAGCAGCCTTCGGGGCGGGTGGTGGTCAAGCAG